From Terriglobia bacterium:
AGATCGGCAAGCCGGGCCAAAGCAAAGGCAGTAACGACACCGAAAATCTGCGGCGGCCGGCCAAGACATTCATCGATAAACAAACCAACGAAGTGTTTGTCGCCGATGGGTACGGCAATCATCGTGTGATCGTCTTCGACGCCGATACCGGCAAATACAAGCGCCATTGGGGCGCCTACGGCAACAAACCCAACGATACCAATCTCGGCAACTACAATCCCGATGCGCCGCCGCCACAGCAATTCCGCAATCCCGTCCATTGCGCCGATCTCTCTGTCGATCGCCTTCTCTATGTATGTGACCGCGTGAATGACCGGCTTCAGGTGTTCAAGCCGGACGGAACATTCGTGAAGGAGCAATTCTACGAGAAGCGGACCTTAGGCTCCGGCTCGGTCTGGGACATCGCGTTCTCGAAGGACGCTCAGCAGAAATACATTTACCTTGCCGATGGCGAGAACGACCGCGTCCATATCATCGACCGCGATTCCCTTCAGGTGCTGACCACCTTCGGTGAGGGCGGCCGGCAGCCCGGAGAGTTCTACGGCGTCCACAGCATTGCAACGGATTCCAAAGGCAACATCTATACGACAGAAACCTATCGCGGGCAGCGGGTGCAGCGCTTCCTTTATAAAGGACTCGCGCCGGTAACCAAGGAAGACCAGGGCGTGCTATGGCCCAGAAAAAAATAGGAGAGACTATGTTGAAGCGTGTTCTGTTCGCATTGGCCGCGGCTGCGCTGGTCGCCGCAGCATTGTTTGCGCAAGCAAGGGTGAACCCGACCGATCCCCAGCCGACTTGTAACATGTGTCCCGGAACGTACATTCCGGTCGCTGAACTCGAAGCCTACACAAAGAAGGCCGTCACCGAGAATCTCCTCGACCAGCAGGTCCGGGATATTGAAATCGGAAAGGCCCACATCGGCATCGGCATGGTCCATCGCGGGAAGCTGGACAAGCCCGCCACGAATTCGGTTGCCGAACATGACCAGGTCAGCGAGGTCTACCACATCGTCTCCGGCTCCGCCACCCTCATGCTGGGACCCGATATCACCAACAGGCAGCGGCGGCCGGCCACTCAGCGCACGGTTGTGGAGTTCAACGGGCCGGGAAACAACGGAACCGAGATCAGGAACGGCGTGGCGTACAACCTCAAAGTAGGAGACGTCGTGGTAATTCCTGCCGGCACGGGGCACTGGTTCACCAGGATAGACGACCACATCGACTACCTGATGGTTCGCATCGATCCCGACAAGGTCACGCCCCTGAGGAGTGAGGCGCAGTCGAAGGACTACCTGTCAAAACCTGCGCCGAAATAGAAAGCCCTCAACGCGAAGTCCCTTTTTGTGGCTAACCCTATCTCGACAGCTGGATCACATCTTCATAACCGGTGATCTTGCCGGCATTGAATGCCTTCACGACTTCAGCCATGGGCGACAGGAGCTGCAGAAACCGGCGGCCGCTCGCCTGGCGCGGCGGCTGCCGGGTGTCGCCGTATGCAAAATGTGAACTTCGGATGAACATGCTCTGGCCATCCAGCGGGAACGTCGCAACATTTCCCAGGAACTTTCGCCAGTCGTCGCCCTGTTGATACAGATACTGTTCGACGTTCGAGGTATACATCGCGGCGACCGCCGCGTTATGGTCCTTGATGTATCTGCCGACATTGCGCAAGGCTTTCGCCCCCGCAAAGTTGCCGACGATCGGCACGATGAGATTCTTCCTTTCCATGTCCCGGATGATCCGAAAGTTCTCTTCATTCGCCAGATAGCTGCGCGCTTCGCCATGATTGTCGGTGGCCGTCATCAGGTCCGCGTACGAAGCCGTACCGAAATAGACGTTCTGGCCGGACGGAGTGAAGGCATTTCCCGTACTTTCACTTCCTGCATCGAAAAAGACGCGATAGATGTAGTCGATCTGGGACACATCGTCGAGGCTCAAGCGGAATTTGTGCCCGGTCAGCAACCGGTCCTTGATCGCCTGCAGATTCTGGTGGAAGAGTGCCGCATCCGAAGAACTCGCCCGGAAGGCCTGGAAAAGCGCCCGAGCCGTGGTTTTCTCCGTGAGCCCGGCCGGCATTTTGCGGGAGAACAAATGCGACAGGAACTCCGCGCGATTTGCAGACATTTCAAAGACGGTTTTATAGATGAGCTGCTCCAGCATGTTGTCGCGGCGGATGTCGACGATAAACGCCATCTTTGGCTGCAGCGCAGCAATATAGGTGAAGTTTTGCTCCGGCCCCACGCCGACATACACACCGCCCGGCTTTCGATTCTCGATCAGCCGCGGAATGACAACCTGGAATTCCTGCTCGTTGGACATGTACTCGAAGCGGAACTGGCCGGATTCTTCCGAATAGTCCGACATCAGTTTCCAAAAGGCATCGTCCGATAATTCGCGCGGCAGCGTATCTGCGGCGAAGAGCGAAGGAACCAGCAACGCACAAATACTCGCCATGACAATGAAACTACGAATCATGTCCATTCCCTTCCCGATCCGTTCCCTTTAAACAGGACGTTTATCCCCATCGCATCCTTATATTGCCGGCGGATCTCTTCGGGCTGCCCGGTCTGAAACACATAGCCGGCAAGCTGGGTACTCAGAACAGGATGCTTCAGCAGACCGTCAAGACTCAAGCCGTCCACGAACAGACTGCGATGCGCTATGGGCAATGACACGCACTCGTTCATCGCTGCATCGCGAATAACGGCCTTCGCTTCGTCACCTCTCGCAACGCGATCGATCTGATCGAAGAATCGTTGACGCAACATCAGAATCCCCCGATCGCTCTGTCCCAGATGCTCCTTTGTCCGGTCTGCAATGACGCCCTGCCCTGCCCACGCGATGAAATCCTGATTCATTACGTGGCTCGTGATCCATCGCCCGGTGACCGGGTCCTTGATCGGACCGTACCACGACGGGATAGGCCCCTGCTCGTAGGGCTCCCGCTCCTTCGGCACGCGCTCGAAAGCCCACGTTACGCTTAGTGTGTTCTCATCGTCCATTGGAACGCGCCATTCGAAGTGACTGCCGGTGAACAGCGCGTTCGGCCATAAGCACACGCGGCCGATCGTCCATAACGGATCCGAATCGCTCATCCCCTCGCGCATTCGCCGATACACAAATCCATACTCGAATTCTTCGAAATCAATTTTGAGGTGCTTTGGAGAATAAGGCCCAACCTCATCCTTCAGTCGAACGTTCCAGTTCATGTGCATCCATTCGAAATGCACCGGATCGATCGAGTTCTCCTGAGCCTGAAACCAGTTGCAGGGCACTTCGGCGAAAACAATCTGCCGGAATCCGTTCTTCCAGGTAAACGGCTCCCAATTCGGAACCAGAGGCGCCGGCGGCGGTCCGAGGTATGCCCAGAGGAGGCCGGCTCTGATCTCGACAGGGTACGATTGGATTTGAATCTTGTCTTTGAACCGGGCTTCGCGCGCGGCGGCGTCATCATAAGGCTGTTCGAGACAGCGGCCACCCTCATCGAAAAGCCAGCCGTGATAATTGCACCTCAGCCCGCGCCGCTCGACGAAACCGCAGGACAGGTCCGCCCGGCGGTGGGCACATTGTCTGTCGATCAGCCCGAAGGCGCCCTGCAGGTCTTTGTAGAGGACAAGGTCCTCACCCAGGAGACGGATCGCTTTGGTGGACTTTCGATCGAATTCCGTGACGCCGGCGACGGGCATCCAATACCGCCGGAGCAGTTCACCCATCGGCGTACCAGGTCCGACGCGGGTGAGCCGCTCATTGTCCTCCCGCGAAAGCATTACTTCCCGCCCTCTTGAAAGTTTCCCTACTTATATCTGCTGAGTTCCAAGCCGCTGCCGACGGGAAGCAGTACCGATTGGATGCCGGACTTCTTCCGTATATGTTTCCGGTAGGCTTCCGCATGACGCCGGGCCGACTCGGGGAAAGTCATGTTGTCGGCGACCACGAGAGCGCCGGCGCTCAGCTTGGGATAGAAGAGATCGAAGCATGGAATGTAGAGATCTTTCCAGAGGTCGAGTAAAACGAAGTCGACCTTCCCTTTCAGCTTCGCCAACAGGTCACGGGCGTCTCCAAGCCGAAAGTCCACGAAGCCGTCGAGCCCTGCTTTTTTTATCGCCGCGCGGGCGTTTTCCTGTTTGCCGGCATGAAGCTCAAGGGAAATGAGCTTGCCGCCTGTCTGACGCGCCGCATCGGCCAGCCACACTGTCGAGTAGCCGTACGAAGAGCCGACCTCGAGAAGCGTCTTTGCCTTTGCTTCTTTTGCCAGCAGGTTCAGGAGTTGTCCGGTGGCGGGTCCCACCGACAGGAGAAACTCGTCGAGATGCTGCTGCATCTCCGACGTGTCCATTCCGCGCATCCGCTCCCATTCCTTGTTCGAACGGGTTTCAAACGCGCGCAGAATGCGTTCTACGGCTTTGTCCATCAGTTGGTGCCTGCGTTCAAGGTCTGTTTGAGTCTCTTTGCGTCGCCTTCGGTCAGCCAGTGCTCCTTCAAAAGCCGGTCGACAGCTGCCGTGAACTTGGCGGAGTACACCTTCCGGCTGCCATACAACTCCATCATCCTGGCCACATCGAACGCCGTTTTATGTCCCATCTCGCGACAGCTTCCGGGTCCGGGACTGCTCGTGAAATACGCGGCATCGGGAACGTCGATCTGCGGTGTGCGTACTCCACCAATTCCATGTCCGAGCTTATCCATAACGACGCTCGCCTGAGGCATTCCCGCATCCTTCAACTCCACGCGCGCGCCGCGCGGCGCCGGTGTGCCCTTGCGGACCCACTGATCGAGGTTTGCAAAGGAGGCGTTGAAGACATATGCGATCAGGCTCGGATCCATCAGAGGAATTTCCGGATCACACTTCGCATTGAACGGCCACTCGACTGTGCCTTGAGCGTTACCGACAGCCGCGACCTGATCCTGCTGGATTGGGAAACCGAAATAGGCATATTTGTCGATGTGGCCTGCCGCAGCCACTTCATACAGCCGGAGTCGATCGTTGGGCTCATCGCTGTCCGCGCGGCGATACGCATATGTCCCGCCGATGATTTCGCCTTGAGCGGCGACCTCAATGATGGGGACTCCGACATTCTTGATGGCCTGGCGGGGATCGTTCGGCGCGGGCGCCTGTGCACACTGGCTGATCTTCGCCATGTTGAAACCGCCCTTGATGATGTATCCGTCGTAGACCGGCTTACCGTTATCGAGATTTGCGTGAATGGCATTGGCGTAGGTTGCGACGTCCGCCCCCTGTGTGGTCAGAAAGACGTACTGCACCCGCATTCCTGCAAGCGGACGTCCTGTCATGTTGCTTTTCAGGAGCGCGCCCACCTGGCTGATCATGTCCCAGCGCAGGCCCTCCTCGGATGCCGGCGCAGGCGCATTACCGCATGGCGCGCCAGGATTCGGGTTCGGGAAGGAAACCGCGGCATATCGGGCCGGATTGAACTTCTTCAAACCGTCCGCAACCGCCGGCAGCGAGATCCCGACCCACGCATCGCCATGATCGATGATGTAGTCATGTGAAAATCCCCACATCATCGCCCAATCGAAACGCCTCGCCGGAAACAACAGTTCGACAACCACGGTGCCGCTGAATCGCGCCGGATTCGACGGACGCCGGACGAGAATCCGTGTGCCGTAAGGAGCGTTCGGCGTTTTGACATCCAACGCGCCATCCGTTGCCCAGTCGTACACGCTGGCGCTTCCCGAAACAATGAACTCTTCTTCGCTGTAGCCGGCCTTCGCGAGATCAAGCGCAGGCGTGCTTCGATTTGCCGCCATGAAGGGGTAGGAGTCGGCGGTCACGGGAAGAGGGCCGGTTACTTTCGGGAGCGGAGTCGCGTTGACGGCCAGTAACAACGTAGCGATGGCAGCAATCATCGATGCCTCCTGGGTTGCCGATTGAGGATATTACATCACCCGGTCGTGTCCCCATGTCCACTTTGCGCTGATATCGAATTCCTTGACGCCGCTGGCCGTCGCTTTCGGGTTGTGGAGCGTCTGGGGATTGAATATCACTCCCAACTCGCGAAGCAATTCGTTGAGTGTCGTGTTTCCGTAGGTCAAGCCGGGAAATTCGATCATGTCCTTGTTGACGTCCGATACGACGGTCTTCTGACTATTGATAACGATTTTCCGGAGAGCTTTAAGCTTCCCGACCTCCCGCCGGAAGAACTGAATGAGTTCATGAGCGTCTTCAACGGAACCCGTATAGACAATCATCCAACGGCGAGTTTACCCTAATCGAGGACTATGAAACTACGCTTGGACTATGGCACCAGCGGTTTGTCCGCTGAATTTCCCGACAGCCGAACCACGGTCATCGAACCGGTTTATGTTGCGCCCGCGCCCAGCCCCATGGCCGCGCTGCGGCAGGCCATTCAAAGCCCGATCGGCAAGGCCCCGCTCAAAAATCTCTACAAGCCGGGACAGAAAGCCGGGATCTCGGTCTGCGATATCACGCGCGCCCAGCCGCGGCAGGTGATGATTGAAGCATTGCTTTCGGAAATGAATGGTATCCGCCTGCAAGACGTGACCATCTTCATTGCAACCGGAACGCATCGCGCGAATACGCCGGCCGAAATCGAGAAAATGCTTGGGCGCGGCCTCGCCAACGGCTGCCGCATTGTCTGTCACGACGCGCGTAATGATGCGTCGCTCGTGCACGTCGGCAATACGTCCACCGGCGTTCGCGTCCTGTTGAATCGAGGCTGGGTCGAAAGCGACTTCAAAATCACAACGGGTTTTGTCGAGCCGCACTTCTTTGCGGGATTCAGCGGCGGTCCAAAAATGGTTGCTCCCGGGCTGGCCGGGCTGGAGACCGTCATGACGCTGCACAATGCAGCGCGAATCGGCCATCCCAAAGCCACCTGGGGAATCACTCAGGGGAATCCCGTCCACGACGACGTGCGGGAAATCTCACGGATGACGGGAGTCGACTTCGCTCTGGACGTCACTCTGAACCGAGATCAGCAGATCATCGCCGCCTTCGCCGGCGATCTGCTGCAGGAACACGCCGCGGCCTGTGAAGCCGCCCGGCAAAATGCCATGCGCCGGTGCGAAAAGCCGTTCGACGTGGTTGTCACGACCAACTCCGGCTACCCTCTCGATCAGAATCTCTATCAGGCCGTGAAAGGCATGTCTGCGGCGGCGAAAATTGTGAAAGACGGGGGCACCATCATTTGCGCCTCCGAATGCAGAGACGGCATTCCGAGCCACGGCGCCTACGGACAGATCCTTGCTTCGAAGTCCTCACCCCGCGAATTGCTGGACCTGATTACCACCTACGGCTACGCCCGCGCGGACCAGTGGCAGGTCCAGATTCAAGCAATGATTCAACTGAAGGCGAAAGTGCTGGTGAAGGCAGACTGTCTCACGGATCAGCAACTTCGCGCCGCGCACTTCGAGCCGATCAGCGAT
This genomic window contains:
- a CDS encoding aromatic ring-hydroxylating dioxygenase subunit alpha; translated protein: MLSREDNERLTRVGPGTPMGELLRRYWMPVAGVTEFDRKSTKAIRLLGEDLVLYKDLQGAFGLIDRQCAHRRADLSCGFVERRGLRCNYHGWLFDEGGRCLEQPYDDAAAREARFKDKIQIQSYPVEIRAGLLWAYLGPPPAPLVPNWEPFTWKNGFRQIVFAEVPCNWFQAQENSIDPVHFEWMHMNWNVRLKDEVGPYSPKHLKIDFEEFEYGFVYRRMREGMSDSDPLWTIGRVCLWPNALFTGSHFEWRVPMDDENTLSVTWAFERVPKEREPYEQGPIPSWYGPIKDPVTGRWITSHVMNQDFIAWAGQGVIADRTKEHLGQSDRGILMLRQRFFDQIDRVARGDEAKAVIRDAAMNECVSLPIAHRSLFVDGLSLDGLLKHPVLSTQLAGYVFQTGQPEEIRRQYKDAMGINVLFKGNGSGREWT
- a CDS encoding alpha/beta hydrolase domain-containing protein, whose protein sequence is MIAAIATLLLAVNATPLPKVTGPLPVTADSYPFMAANRSTPALDLAKAGYSEEEFIVSGSASVYDWATDGALDVKTPNAPYGTRILVRRPSNPARFSGTVVVELLFPARRFDWAMMWGFSHDYIIDHGDAWVGISLPAVADGLKKFNPARYAAVSFPNPNPGAPCGNAPAPASEEGLRWDMISQVGALLKSNMTGRPLAGMRVQYVFLTTQGADVATYANAIHANLDNGKPVYDGYIIKGGFNMAKISQCAQAPAPNDPRQAIKNVGVPIIEVAAQGEIIGGTYAYRRADSDEPNDRLRLYEVAAAGHIDKYAYFGFPIQQDQVAAVGNAQGTVEWPFNAKCDPEIPLMDPSLIAYVFNASFANLDQWVRKGTPAPRGARVELKDAGMPQASVVMDKLGHGIGGVRTPQIDVPDAAYFTSSPGPGSCREMGHKTAFDVARMMELYGSRKVYSAKFTAAVDRLLKEHWLTEGDAKRLKQTLNAGTN
- the larA gene encoding nickel-dependent lactate racemase → MKLRLDYGTSGLSAEFPDSRTTVIEPVYVAPAPSPMAALRQAIQSPIGKAPLKNLYKPGQKAGISVCDITRAQPRQVMIEALLSEMNGIRLQDVTIFIATGTHRANTPAEIEKMLGRGLANGCRIVCHDARNDASLVHVGNTSTGVRVLLNRGWVESDFKITTGFVEPHFFAGFSGGPKMVAPGLAGLETVMTLHNAARIGHPKATWGITQGNPVHDDVREISRMTGVDFALDVTLNRDQQIIAAFAGDLLQEHAAACEAARQNAMRRCEKPFDVVVTTNSGYPLDQNLYQAVKGMSAAAKIVKDGGTIICASECRDGIPSHGAYGQILASKSSPRELLDLITTYGYARADQWQVQIQAMIQLKAKVLVKADCLTDQQLRAAHFEPISDVSAAVAHAGPDASICVLPHGPQTIPYLA
- a CDS encoding class I SAM-dependent methyltransferase translates to MDKAVERILRAFETRSNKEWERMRGMDTSEMQQHLDEFLLSVGPATGQLLNLLAKEAKAKTLLEVGSSYGYSTVWLADAARQTGGKLISLELHAGKQENARAAIKKAGLDGFVDFRLGDARDLLAKLKGKVDFVLLDLWKDLYIPCFDLFYPKLSAGALVVADNMTFPESARRHAEAYRKHIRKKSGIQSVLLPVGSGLELSRYK